One genomic region from Bubalus kerabau isolate K-KA32 ecotype Philippines breed swamp buffalo chromosome 7, PCC_UOA_SB_1v2, whole genome shotgun sequence encodes:
- the PDHA2 gene encoding pyruvate dehydrogenase E1 component subunit alpha, testis-specific form, mitochondrial: MKKMLTAAVSRVLSGVTQKPASRVLVASCKYSNNATFEIKKCDLYRLEEGPPVTTVLTREDGLKYYKMMQTIRRMELKADQLYKQKFIRGFCHLCDGQEACCVGLEAGINPTDHVITSYRAHGLSYTRGLTVRSILAELTGRRGGCAKGKGGSMHMYAKNFYGGNGIVGAQGPLGAGVALACKYKGNNEVCLTLYGDGAANQGQISEAYNMAALWNLPCIFICENNRYGMGTSVERAAASTDYYKRGNFIPGLRVDGMDILCVREATKFAADYCRSGKGPILMELLTYRYHGHSMSDPGISYRTREEIQSVRSKSDPIMLLKDKMVNNQLASVEELKEIDVEVRKEIDDAAQFAMTDPEPPLEELGYHIYSSNPPFDIRGANQWIKFQSIS, from the coding sequence ATGAAGAAGATGCTGACTGCTGCTGTCTCTCGCGTGCTGTCTGGTGTCACCCAGAAGCCCGCTAGCAGAGTGCTTGTTGCCTCCTGTAAATATTCAAACAATGCTACCTTTGAGATTAAGAAATGTGATCTTTATCGGTTGGAAGAGGGTCCCCCTGTCACCACCGTGCTCACCCGGGAGGATGGACTCAAATACTACAAGATGATGCAGACTATTCGTCGAATGGAACTGAAGGCAGATCAGTTgtataaacagaaatttattcgtGGTTTCTGTCACTTGTGTGATGGTCAGGAAGCTTGTTGTGTGGGTCTTGAGGCTGGGATAAATCCCACCGATCACGTCATTACATCCTATCGGGCTCACGGCTTAAGTTATACGCGGGGACTTACTGTCCGATCAATTCTTGCAGAGCTGACAGGACGAAGAGGTGGTTGTGCTAAAGGAAAAGGAGGGTCCATGCATATGTATGCCAAGAACTTCTATGGGGGCAATGGCATTGTCGGCGCTCAGGGACCACTGGGAGCTGGTGTTGCTTTGGCCTGTAAATACAAGGGGAACAACGAGGTGTGTTTGACTCTGTATGGCGATGGCGCGGCTAATCAGGGTCAGATATCTGAAGCTTACAATATGGCGGCTTTGTGGAATTTACCTTGCATTTTCATCTGTGAGAATAACCGCTATGGAATGGGAACATCTGTGGAGAGAGCTGCAGCCAGCACTGATTACTACAAGAGAGGCAATTTTATCCCTGGACTAAGAGTAGATGGAATGGATATTCTATGTGTTCGGGAGGCAACTAAGTTTGCAGCTGACTATTGTAGATCTGGAAAGGGACCCATACTGATGGAGCTGCTGACATACCGTTATCATGGACACAGTATGAGTGATCCTGGAATCAGTTACCGTACACGAGAAGAAATTCAGAGTGTAAGAAGTAAGAGTGATCCTATTATGCTTCTCAAAGATAAAATGGTAAACAACCAGCTTGCCAGTGTTGAAGAATTGAAGGAAATTGATGTTGAAGTGAGGAAAGAAATTGATGATGCAGCTCAGTTTGCTATGACTGATCCAGAACCACCTTTGGAAGAATTAGGCTATCACATCTACAGCAGTAATCCACCTTTTGATATTCGTGGTGCAAATCAGTGGATCAAGTTTCAGTCAATCAGTTAA